The stretch of DNA TGAAGAATTCTTTAGTGCTTGATTAAGGTCTTCTATTAAGTTATTTAATAAATCATCAGTAAACTTTTCTGAGTTGAATGAAACCATTGCCCGTAATGGCATAAATTTCATCATGGCTTCAAACATTTCATATCCATCTGAATCCTCGGACATGTTTGCAAACGGGCTTCCTTCGTTTGCTTTTGCAAGCATTTCTTTGGTAATCGGTGCTAGGATGGGATTAGCCATTAAGTCACCAATTGTAGTATTGCGGTGAACCAATTTAATTAGTGCAACCGTTGACTTTACATTAACTGTTCCATCTAAAATAATTTCAGCTGAGGATTTACCTACTAATATTTCAAACAAACCGCTTTCAACATGCCAGTCCTTTAATTCAACATTGTAGTAAGCAAATGCACGTTTATCTAAAGTAAAAGTAACAGTTCTTTCCTCGCCCGGCTGTAATTCAACTTTTTCAAAGCCCTTTAGTTCTTTTACAGGTCTAATCACAGTGCTCTTTACATCTCGTACGTATAACTGGACAATTTCCTTTCCGGTTACATCTCCAGTGTTTTTTACCGTAACAGAAACTTCTACTTCCTCTGTATCTAGTATTTCAGCTTTATTGATTACTAGATTGGAGTACTCGAAATTGGTATAGCTTAATCCATATCCAAATGGGAATAACGGCTCAATCCCTTTTGTATCGTAATAACGGTATCCAACAAATAACCCTTCTTTGTATTCTACTTTATCTTCTTCCCCTGGGAAGTTAAGATAAGAAGGATTATGACTTAAGGCTTGTGGGAATGTTTCTGCTAATTTACCACTTGGACTTTCATTTCCAAATAATAAGTCAGCAATTGCACCGCCGAGTGCCTGCCCACCTAAATATCCTTCAAGCAATCCTTTTACTTTAGGAAGCCAAGACATTTCAATCGGGGCACCATTACTCAGAACGACGACAAGATTAGGTTGAACTTCTGCAATAGCTTCAATTAGGGCTAGATGATTATTTGGAATTCGTAAATGTTCACGATCATAACCTTCTGATTCATAGCGATCTGGCAAACCAACGAATAAAACTGCTCTATCAGCTTGATTTGCTACTTCTTTCGCTTCTTCTATTAACTGTTCGTCAATACTATCACTTTTTAAATCGTACCCTTTTGCATAACGAACCTCTACCCCTGAAGCAGCCTTTTCAATTTCCTCATAAATATTTTCTAATTTTGTAGGATTAATATGAGAACTTCCGCCGCCTTGGTACCTAGGTTTTACAGCAAACTCTCCGATAATCGCGACTTTTCCCTCTTTTTTCAATGGTAAGATTTTATCGTCATTTTTCAGTAGTACCATACTTTCTGTCGCTGCTTCCTTAGCAAGTTTATGGTGAACTTCCTTATCATAAGAGGCATTTTCCTTTTTGTTATCAGCGGCCATAAAAATGATGCGTAAGAGTCGTTCAACCGCTTGATCAAGGGTTTGTTCGGACAGTTGACCATTTTTTACAGCGGCTACTATTTTTCTATCACCAAGTCCATTACTAGAAGGCATTTCCAACTCTAGCCCCGCTTCAAGACCATGTGCCCGCTCATTCACTGCGCCCCAGTCTGAAACGACAAAGCCTTCAAAGCCCCATTCATCCTTTAGGATATCTGTTAATAGAGTTTTGTTTTCTGAGGCATATTCGCCATTAACTTTGTTATAGGAACACATAACTGTCCAAGGCTGCGATTGTTTTACAACATTTTCAAAGCTAGCAAGATAGATTTCTCTTAATGTTCTTTCATCGACAATCGCATCTACTGACATGCGGCGGTGTTCCTGATTGTTAACCGCAAAGTGTTTTAAGGAGGTTCCCACTCCCTGGCTTTGAACGCCTTTTACATGATTGGATGCCATCTCTGAAGAAAGATAAGGATCTTCTGAAAAATACTCAAAGTTTCGTCCACAAAGCGGTGAACGTTTGATATTGGCACCAGGTCCAAGCAAGACAGAAACGTCTTCTGCCTGACACTCTTCACCTAAAGCAATTCCTACTTTTTCAATAAGTGTCCGGTTCCAGGTACTTGCAAGACCAACAGCAGAAGGAAAGCAGGTAGCAGGAACGCTCTGGTAAATTCCCAAGTGGTCACCGCTTCCGCCTTGTTTACGTAAACCATGAGGTCCATCTGTTACCATAATTGATGGGATTCCTAATCTCTCTACTCCTTTTAATCTCCAAAAGTTCAAGCCAGAACAAAGACTCGCTTTTTCTTCAAGTGTCATTTCGTTAATCAACTGTTTAATGTCACGTTTCATTAATAATCATCTCCTTTTAATATTCATTTTTCAAAAATCCAAGAATTAAACTGCCGTCAACCGAATGGCCATGTATTGTCGGGCCGGTAGTTCGATTCTGAAGTTGCCTTCAAATGTACCGTTTTGTTCCTCGATTGTCATATTCCAAGTATCTATGACGTCTACTTTATACTGAATTCCCGGTGACATGGTAAATTCACGGTAACTTGGCTGATTAAAGCCGTAATAATATAAGTAAAATTTGTCAACAATGCCCGCTGCTGGAGCATCCCATTCTGAGACTATTGGGTTTAGTATCCCATTTGGTGATTGTTCAACAATTTTCCGAAGGAATCCTATTCTTGAGGGACTGGTTCCGTGAAGTTCGCCGCCTTTTGACCACCAAAGTATATCTTCTGGATGCAAATACGTTTCACCATGGCCAACGTACCCACCTCGAATCGCACCTTCCCAAAATCTACGAACCATTTCCTGACCAGGAATGTTTCCCCAGCCCATATTGATATTCCCTTCATAACCGCATTCATCAATCACCACTGGCTTACCCCATTGTTTTCGCCACTCATCTGTATTTTCTGATGTTCGATAGACATCAACCCTTTGGACACTGCAATGTGTAACCCAAGGTTTTGTATAATCATAGAATTTAAAGCAGTTATGAACCGAGATAAGATGGTTATATGGATCATGATTGGTTACGATGCTCGCGAATCGTTCCCAATCCTCCTCTTCCTTCGACCACATTAAATCGTATTCGTTGGCAAGGGACCACCACACATTTGAAAAAGCAGATAATCGGGCAGTTACGTATTTTAAATATCGATCGTCAGCAGACTTGCCCATTTCTGAAAAGCCCCAACGATCATATGCATGGAAGAGAATCAAATCGGCTTCAATGCCTAACTTTTTAAGTTCTGCAATTCGTTGGTCTAGATGCTGGAAGAATGCTGGGTTGAATCTAGTATAATCAAACCCATCTTCTAATGAACCTTCAAAGGGATAGTGAATGGGCTCGTTTTCGTTGAATAAATAAGCCTTCGGAAAAATACACATCCTCATCTTATTGAATGGACCTTCAGATAAGGTAGTTAGCGTTTGCTCTTGGAGTTCATTTGGTTGCTGGGTCCATGCATAACAGGTTGTTCCCACCGGTAAATAACGGGTTCCATCGCTATAGGTAAAATGAAACGTATCAGCAACCCTCACCTGTCCGTGATTCTTATCATTTGCTGGACCACACGTAAACTGTCCTTCTATACCATTCAATGAACGTGCATTACTCTTTGTCTGGTACGTCCATTGCCCTTCCTTTTCAGGCATAAACCGGATTTTATATGTCCCATTGTCATCATAGAAACCGTTTATGTCAACGCTGTATCCATTGCACGAGAATTGCGCAGAAATGGCAACATCCACAAATGGATTTCCATGGCTGGGTCCGTTTAATTCAATTTCGAATACGTCCCATTTACCAACAGATACTGGTGAGACAATCGTAGCTGAACCCTCAGGAATACGATCTGATTCGTAATTGGATAAAGGAAGTATTTCTGTATTCGTATCGACTTCATATTCTACTGAAGACAGTTCATTCATCACTGTTCTCAACCAATCCTCTGACCGGTTAATCGACTGATTGACTGTCACATAATCTGATAAACTTCTCATTTTAGTAAAAAATATGTACGGAGAATCCTTCAGTTCGGGTGCATGCTTTAATAGTATTTCTCTGCCTTCTGGACTTGCCAAAATGTAACCAATTTTAGTATCTTGAGTGAAAAACATCGCATGTACTCCTTTTAATAGAATAGTTAAGATTCACCGTGCTACTACAGCCTCAGGTTGAATAGCAGCACGCCCAATCTACATTACTGGCGAACTAGAAGCAATCGTTCATCTAATTCATCTAATTTTTCAGTGGGTGCCAATGATTTAAATAGAGGTACTTGTGTTAATTCTCTTAGTGATTTTTCTAAAAATCTAGCTTTCACGAGTATATTACCAGCTATTTCTGGGAGTTCCTCTTCAAAAATCTCCCTCGTTACATCATTTTCTAGAAGTTCCTTTAAACTATTATTTGTACTAAAGGTCAGGATATAGCTTTTTGCAGGCTTATATTCGAACACATACCTACCTGCCACAAGTTCACAATGTACCTGCTCACCATTTTGCCCTGCAGCAATCGTGCTATCAACTAGATTGACACCGTTTACTTTTATTGATTCAAAGGCTGCATCTGGGAGGATCACATTTGCGGTTGTATTAAATGGAACAATAAAGGTGAATGACAATGCCCCGTCCTCTTTGATCTCCCATCCGCTCTCAATCTTTCCTGATGCAGAATTTAGCGTTGCCTTCGCATATTGAAGTTTTCCGTAAGGTTTTGGACTAAGTTTAATCTTTTTGAATCCAGGTGCATCCTCTACAGGATTAATGCCGCACATATGCTGATACATCCACTCAGCTATGGATCCATACGCATAGTGATTTAGTGAATTCATGTCTGTTCCACTAATCGAACCGTCCGGAAGAACTGAATTCCATCTTTCCCAAATCGTAGTTGCGCCTAATTTAACGGCATATAACCAACTTGGGAAGTCATCATTCAACAATAAGGTGTAGGCCGCGTCATTGGCTCCATTTTCCGATAGAACGTTACAGAAATAAGGAGTCCCGACAAATCCTGTTTTTAAATGCATATTGTCTTCACGAAGCTTTATCCTCAAATCTTCTATAACTCTTGGACGGAAGTTTTCCGGGATCAAATCCATATAAAGTGCAACAATCATCGCGGTTTGCGTGTTAATAGCACTTCTTCCATTTGGGGTAAAGTATTCATTCTTTATGGCTTCTTTAATCTCATTTACGAGATTCCTATATTCTTTTGCTAATTCTAGATTACCAAGAACCGCTGCAGCTTTTGATACAAGTTGTGCAGAGTAACAATAATATGCAGATGCAATGTAATAGGAGTCTGTTCCTCCCATAGGGCTTTGTGGATCTGGCCCATCTTGTGAGAGCCAGTCGCCAAAATGGAATCCTACTTTCCACAATCTCTTTCCGCCTGATTCCTCATCCATTCTCTTAATGTAATCTACCCAGTCCTTCATCGTATCGAACTGTTGACGTAGCAATTCTTTGTCACCATAATGCAGGTATAATGTCCATGGAATGACCGTGGCCGCATCCCCCCAAGCCGCAGAGCCATGACCGCCAATAAATTGATTACCATCCTTTGGTTTTACAACCGGTACTGTAAACGGAACAGATCCACCTAATCTTTTTTGTTCTTCGCGTAAATCGAACATATACTTTTTGAAAAAAGCTGGTGAATACATATTAAAGCAGGCAGTGGGGGCAAATACTTGAGCATCCCCTGTCCATCCCATCCGTTCATCACGCTGTGGACAATCAGTTGGGACTTCCAAGAAGTTCCCCTTTTGTCCCCATTTGGCGTTATGGAATAATTGATTAACCAATGGGTTTGAAGTTTCAACATTCCCTATTTCTTCAATCTCACTATAAAGAACACATCCGGTAAAGTCGTCAACATTGATATCTCCCTCATAACCAGTCAGTTTTACATATCGAAAGCCATAAAAGGTAAAGTGAGGTTGGACTTCTCGTTCACTTCCATCTGAAATGTATATGTGCTCTGCCTTTGCTGTACGGAGGTTATCTCGATAAAAACAATCATTCTGGAGAATTTCACCGTACTCAAGCTGAAGTTTGGTTCCTTTTGGTGCATTGGTTCTAAACCGTACCCAGCCAGTCATTACCTGCCCAAAATCCAAAACAGTTTCTCCGGCTGGTGTATGTATAATCTCAATCGGTTTTCTCTCTTCCATTATTTTTACGGGAAGACTAATCCGTGCTTGGAATCGTTCTGTATTGACCTTTGTGAAACGTACACTTGTCCACTTGCTATCGTCAAAGTCCGCCAATGTCCAATTTTCTTGCTCTAGATTAGCGTCATAAACCTCTCCATCATAAATACCACTGAATGTAATCGGTGCCGGAGCACTCTTCCATTCTTGATTAGAAGCAATCGTTACCTCTGAACCATCCGCTAAGGTGACAATGATTTCTGCAATTAGTGCAAATTCACTTCCATACAATTCGTGGTACCCGCCATCAAAACCAAAACGACCTTTGTACCATCCATTGCCTAGCATAATTCCAACAGCATTATCCCCACTCGTTAACAAATGAGTTACATCATAGGTTTGATACTGTAACCAGAAGTCATAGGCGTTATAACCAGGAGCAAAATATTCTTCACTGACTCTTTTTCCATTGATTTCTAGTTCATATAAACCTACTCCACTTATATAGGCTCTTGCAGAAGCAATAGGAGTTGGCAAATCGAATGTTTTTCTGATTAACGGATGGGTTTCCTTATCTACGTTAGCTGTAATCCATTGACCTTGCCATGGCTCGTCCATTTTTGCTGTTTCAAACCAAGCGACATCACTAGTAGCCTGATCTCCACTATTTCCCCATACCGTTACTCGCCAAAAATATCTGGTTCGTGGTTTTAATTCAATGTCAGGTGTATAAGCTAGACTATCAATCTCTATTATTTTTCCGCTATTAAAAACAATATGTTCAAAATTTTCATCTAAGGAAATTTCTACTTGTGCGCCCGTTTGAAAAACAGACAGACTATTCGCGGACTCTGTTACCCATGAAAGACGTAATCGATCGAACTCAAAACCCAAGGGATTCTTAATTTGATTTGTTCTTAATTTAGTAATTATCATTTCAAACCTCCTAATTATAGCGCTTTCATTACAATTGTTTTACCACCATTATAGTCATCAAGCGAGCCCTAACTTTATATTACGTTACAACCTTTTTTGAAACTATTCGAAATACGACTTCCTACTGTTGTTTATCCGACTTTTCAGATATTGACCATAAAAAAGAGCTAGAAAATAAATCCTAGCTTGGTCAAAATTACTTTTTACGCTTTAGTTTCCTCTATCCCATTTGCTTTTTGGTCCATTTTAGCAAACACATAATTACTAATAAACATTAGTAAATATCCGATTAAACTGCCGCTAAAGAATGGTATTAGACCAGGAAATTGATAGAATATGAATAAGATAAATCCAGATAAGATAGACATACTAAACGTTGCGATTGGATTAAGGGTCATTAACAAAAAGGCATTTTTAATGATCCCTTTAACGCCAACATCAAAATGAACAAAAACTGGAAAAATGTATAAAAGTGTCAGCAGAAATACGAGAATGACGATTACGTTAGGAATATATAGAAACTTTAGGGATGGTAATGTTGTCGCATCAATAATCTTTAAATTAGAGTACATAAAAAAACCAATACACACAATAATTAATCCTAATAAACTGCTTTTTGAAAATTCACTTTTGTAGGTTAACCAAAAGGTTTTAAATACAGGAATTTCATGCTGCTTCAATACCCATTTACGTATAACCGTAAACATCGCTGTTGTTGACGGAAAAAAGCCAAAAACAATTAATCCGAGCAGGGTAAATAAAACCCAAAGTATATTAACATACATAAGTCTCATGACCCATTCGGAAATACTATAAATTCCTCTCATAAAACCTTCCATCAGTTTTGGCCCCCTTTTTTCATCTGTTCCACTCTCAACTGATAGACTAATTAAATTAATTGTATAAGAATTTGAAAGTTTCAGGTATCCCAACCGATTTATATGGATCCATAGATAACTGAACGTAACCGTGGCTGGTGATATTCCTCGAAATTTGGAAGCATTTGCTGCATGTACACTGCGGATAGTTTTTCTTTTGGATCAATTGTCACCCAAGTGCCAGCTAATCCATTCCAGCCAAATTCACCAATGGGACTGTTGCTCCCCCCTGCTGGACGATCCATCATTACTTGCACTCCTAACCCATAGCCATATCCTGCAAGTCTTGGCCAATTATAATTCTGAAAATGTTCCGGTTGAAGGTGATTAGTTGCCATCAATTCAATTGTCTTTCTGCCAATAATTCGTACTCCATCTAATTCGCCATCATTTGCTAGCATGTGTGCAAAACGACTGTAATCACTTAGTGTTGAAAACAGCCCGCCACCGCCGCTTTCATAAGCAGAAAAATGCTCATCCATTTCAGTATTTATCGTTAAACTTCCGTTTTCATCGCGGATATAAAGGCTTGCGAGACGGTGTTGTTTCTCTTTTGGAATGTTGAAAAATGTATCATTCATAGCAAGGGGTTCAAAAATTTCATCCTTTAAAAATCGACCTAAACTTTTACCAGATAATACCTCGATTAATGCTCCTAACACATCATGACTTAATCCATATTGCCATTGTGTACCTGGATCGAATGCAAGTGGAATAGCAGCTAGTGCTTGGGTAAGTGAACGGATATCCGTTTTTTCACCCAGTTGTTTTTTTCTCGCCAATGACTCAGTTGCTAGTTTTACCTGACGTTCGGTTTCCGTCTCGCCCCAGCCATAAGTTAGACCAGAGGTCATCATGAATAAATCTTTAATCGTGATTGATCTAGTAGCGGGAGTTATAGTATGTTCTCCGTTTTCTCCTGTCACAAGTACTTGTGGATGACTAAATTCTGGCAAGTATTCCTCAATTGGATCGGATAGTAAATATAGTCCACGTTCATAAAGTTTTAAAGCAGCTACACAGGTAACTACCTTTGTCATTGAATAAATCCGGAAAATGGTATCAGATGAAATCGGATTTTTTGTATCTATATCTGCGAATCCAACATAATCTTCAAAAACGGTTTCACCATTTCGAGTAACAGAACAGGAACATCCAGCTGGACCTTTTTCCACAAAACTTCTTAATAATTGGCGTAGATTGTGTAATGCTTCCATAGATATAACCTCCAACTAAAGAGTCAATTTCCTTTTTTCCAATCTTTAAAAATAAATAGCCCCGATTGAAATTGGGGCTATTTATTTTATCAATGACTTTTCGATAGAATCATCCTTTTACAGACCCTAAGGCAATTCCTTTTACTAAGTATTTTTGGAAGAATGGGTAGGCAATTAAAATTGGCAAGACCCCAATTACGGCAATGGCCATTCGAACTCCTGTTGTTGGAATTTGCGCTGCTGCAGTACTTGTGTTTGATCCTAGATTACTAGTGGCTAAAAATTGAATGTCTTGTAACATTCGATTTAACATGTTTTGGATACTGAATAACGACGGTTCAGTGATATAGATCAATCCATTAAACCAATCATTCCAATAACCAATTGTTTGAAGCAGTCCAATTGTAGCTAAAATTGGCAATGAAAGTGGAAGAATGATCGAGAAGAATGTTCTAAACTCCCCTGCACCATCCATTCGAGCAGATTCAATTACTGGCTCAGGAATGGAGGTAATAAAAAATGTCCGCATTAACAAAACATTAAATCCATTCATTAGTAATCCAGGTACGATTAATGCCCAGATAGTGTTTTTCACATCAAAGATTTGAGTATATACGAGATAAGTTGGGACTAGCCCACCGTTGAATAATAGTGTAAAGAATACAAAGAAAGCGAAAACGTTTCTGTATGGTAAATCTCGGCGAGATAGCGCATAGGCTAACAACGATGTAATCGCTAGACTGGAAACGGTCCCTATCACTGTAACAAATACGGTAATTCCGTATGCTCTTACAATACTAGCTGAGTTATTAAATAAATACTCGTAGGCTGCTAAACTAAATTCCTTTGGCCAAAAAGCATAACCATCTTTCAATATTGAAGCCTCTTCCGTAAGTGAAGATGCCACTAAAATGATGAACGGAATGATGGAACCGGCCGCAAGGATTGCTAAGAAGACATGTGAAACATATTGTGTTATACGATCAGATTTATACATTTCATTCCACCTCCATTAAAATAATGCATTGTCTTTATTTTTTCTACGCACAAGATAATTCGATAATAGTACAAGAATAAAACCAACGATTGATTGATATAACCCTGCTGCTGCAGACATTCCAATATCACCAAGTTGGATTAATCCACGGTAAACGTACGTATCAATAACGTTTGTCGTATCATAAATTGCACCGGAGTTCATTGGTACTTGGTAGAACAATCCAAAATCAGAATAGAAGATTCGCCCGATTGCTAGTAAAGTCATCATCACAATGACTGGCATGATTGACGGGATTGTGATGTACCAAATTTGTTGAAGTTTAGAAGCTCCATCTAGAGTAGCGGCTTCATAGTACTCTTGGTCGATCCCAATTATAGCTGCTAGGTAGATAACACAGAGGAAACCTACTCCCTTCCACATATGGATGAATGTTAAAATATAAGGCCAATATTTTGATTCGAAATACCATGAAATTTCTTCAAGACCTAGCATTGGTAAGAGTGTTTTATTGAAATAACCTACATCCACACTTAGAAAAGCAAAACCTAGATAACTTACAATTACCATTGAGATCAAGAATGGAAGTAAAATGACACTCTGATAAAAACTTTTAGCTAGTTTATTCTTGATTTCATTTAACATAATGGCAACTACGATTGCTATAACAGTATTAATGATAATAAATGCACCATTATAAAGAATCGTATTTCTGGTAATGACGTATGCATCTCTTGTACTAAATAAATATTCAAAGTTCTTTAACCCAATCCACTCGCTAGCAAAGATCCCTACAGAGTAGTTGACATCTTTGAAAGCAATGGCTAGCCCGGCCATTGGTAGATAGTTGTTGATTAATAGATAAATGACCCCAGGTACCATCATGATAAAAAGGGGTAAATACCGTTTAAATCTAATCATTCTGCTTTTTACTTTTGTCGCTGGTACTACTTGGACTTTTGTGTCCAATGTTTTTACTGTAGCTTCTTGTGACATCACTCATCCCCCTGTTCTAATAAAATGTTTTCGCTTACATTTCATTGTTATTACTATGTTATAACCCAATGATAAACTAGTTCCTAGGGTCCTACTATTCGAATTACGACTTTCGTTTTTGTTTATCCGACTTTTCCGACAACTTGTTTGTCTTTTCTAAGTTCTCAGCTTGCTTATTGAGATTAGGCTATAAAAAAAGAGAACTAGGTATAAATGGAGAGACCTAGTTAAATAAGACAAAGGAAAAAGCACCCCCTGAAGCGTATTTAAATAATACGTAACTCAGGAGGTGTTTTCTTATGGGAAAGATAAATGCTTACTCAGAAGAAGTTAAAATGGCTGTTATCCAGATGAAATTAAGTGGTGAGTATTCTAATCGTGAAATTATGGAAAAGTTCGGAATAACCAATGTTACACAGATAAAACGGTGGATGAAGTGGTATCGTGAAGGACAACAATATCGTTTAGCACAAGGGATTGGCAAACAATACAGTTATGGAAAAGGTACTGAGGAATTGTCCGAAAATGAGCAATTAAAGAGAGAAAATGAGTTCTTAAAGGCACAATTAGAAATTTTAAAAAAGTACCAAGAAATCGAGAGGAGTTGGTTCCAGAAGCTGTAATTAATTTAGTAGAAAAATTAAAAGATAAATATAGTGTTACCTTACTGTGTAAATGTTTAGAAATACCTAGATCAACTTACTATAGGTGGAAAAATCAGAACCCAAAAGTAAAAAATGAACTTGAAGAACAAATCATTGAAATTTGTAAACGCCATAAATTTCTAATTGGCCATCGGACTGTCAGAGCCTGGCTATTACGCGATTATAAGAGGAAGGTTAATCGTAATACTGTACAACGGATTATGCAAAAATATAATCTGCAATGCCGGGTTAAGCCAAAACGTAAAAATAATATAGCTGGTGAAATGAAGGTAGTTGTCCCTAACCATTTAAATAGGAATTTTAAAGCCTCAAGACCAAATGAAAAATGGGTAACTGATATTACTTACCTTCCGTTCGGACAATCTATGTTGTATCTTAGCTCAATAATGGATTTATTTAATAATGAGATAATCGCTTATCGAATAAGTACCAGCCAAGATGTGTCTTTAGTGATCGATACTTTAAAGGACGCTGCAGAAGGTCGTGAAACGAGCAACTTAATACTTCATAGCGATCAGGGAGCACAGTACACGTCTCACTCATTTCAAAGAATAGCAAAAGAAAAAGGCATCACCACAAGCATGTCCCGGAAAGGCAGTTGCTTGGATAATGCCGTAATCGAATCCTTCCACTCCACCATAAAGTCAGAAGAATTCTACTCTCAAGGAAGAGAGTTTCTTACAAATTATATTGTAATCGAAAGAGTTGAAAAATTCATTAACCATTATAATCAAACAAGACTTCAGGCTAAATTAAACTACCTGTCCCCTATTGAGTATAGAGAGCAGGCAGCATAATGGTGCTTTTTCGTTGTCTCATTTTAATAGGTCAGTTCAAAATTAGCTAGTTCTCTTATTCTAGTTCTTATTTGTTTTTCTTCCATTCATCATATTGCTTTTGTTTCTCAGCGATTATTTTGTCTAAACCTGCATCCTTCAGTTTCTTATTAAAGTTAGGTAAACTCTTATCTGGATCAAGCGTACCTGATTCAAGACCTCTTTTGAACTCATTCATTACGTTTGTAGCAGCAGCAATTTCAGTTTTAACTGCATCTGGATTGAATGTAAAACCAAATGCCGGTGAAAGTGTGGCAGAATCATTATGTTCCTTCATTACTTCCCAATAATCCGGAGAGTTTCCTTTCCAAGGATGTGTTATGAAGTTGTTTCCAAGCATCCACTGATTAAACACATATTTAGATTCTGTAACACCCTCTGGTGTAGAAATAACACCATCTTTAAGTTCGAAATGCTTCCCTTCAATCCCGTTCGCAAGTAAATTCATAACATCTGCATCTGAATAGAGTAGATTAAGGAATTCCATAGTTTTTTCTGCATTTTGTGTATTTCTTGAGATAGAAAGGTTAAAGCCTGTAGACGCATCTGTAAAGGAATATGCATCTGATAACTTTACGGATACCATTTCATGACCAGCAATCACTGATTCTTGTACTTCATAGCCTGGCTTCATATGGTTGAAATAACCAAATCCCTTACCAGCCTTAACAATATTTACAGAAGCCTCAGTAGATGTGGCGGAATCTTTTAAGATATAACCATCTTCATACCACTTTCTAGTTAGTTTAGTTGCTTCAACATAGGCTGGATCATCGAACATATTGATAACCTTGTCGTCATTAAATTTCATAACGCCAAGACTTTCACCTAATACATCATATTTTCCCCATACTAAGTCCGTAACGATACCAATCGTAGTGTTCGTAATCGGAGTTAATGTTGGTTCCTTTTCTTTAACGATTTTAAATACTTCTTCTAAATCAGCAACGGTTTTGACTTTAGAAAGATCGATATTATGCTTGTCCACAATATCTTTTCTCATAATAAATCCAGCATAGGAAGCAAAGTCTCTCATACTAGGAATGCCGTAAATTTTTCCGCCTACTTTATTTCCTTCTAAGATATAGTCTGGGACTGCTTCTAAAATGCCTTTACCATGAGATTTTAGTAAATCATCTAGAGCTACATACTGTCCTTTTACAGCATTCGTGTTATAACCATAGAATGATGAAGAAAGAATCAGG from Neobacillus sp. CF12 encodes:
- a CDS encoding glycoside hydrolase family 3 C-terminal domain-containing protein codes for the protein MKRDIKQLINEMTLEEKASLCSGLNFWRLKGVERLGIPSIMVTDGPHGLRKQGGSGDHLGIYQSVPATCFPSAVGLASTWNRTLIEKVGIALGEECQAEDVSVLLGPGANIKRSPLCGRNFEYFSEDPYLSSEMASNHVKGVQSQGVGTSLKHFAVNNQEHRRMSVDAIVDERTLREIYLASFENVVKQSQPWTVMCSYNKVNGEYASENKTLLTDILKDEWGFEGFVVSDWGAVNERAHGLEAGLELEMPSSNGLGDRKIVAAVKNGQLSEQTLDQAVERLLRIIFMAADNKKENASYDKEVHHKLAKEAATESMVLLKNDDKILPLKKEGKVAIIGEFAVKPRYQGGGSSHINPTKLENIYEEIEKAASGVEVRYAKGYDLKSDSIDEQLIEEAKEVANQADRAVLFVGLPDRYESEGYDREHLRIPNNHLALIEAIAEVQPNLVVVLSNGAPIEMSWLPKVKGLLEGYLGGQALGGAIADLLFGNESPSGKLAETFPQALSHNPSYLNFPGEEDKVEYKEGLFVGYRYYDTKGIEPLFPFGYGLSYTNFEYSNLVINKAEILDTEEVEVSVTVKNTGDVTGKEIVQLYVRDVKSTVIRPVKELKGFEKVELQPGEERTVTFTLDKRAFAYYNVELKDWHVESGLFEILVGKSSAEIILDGTVNVKSTVALIKLVHRNTTIGDLMANPILAPITKEMLAKANEGSPFANMSEDSDGYEMFEAMMKFMPLRAMVSFNSEKFTDDLLNNLIEDLNQALKNSSMVQTV
- a CDS encoding DUF5605 domain-containing protein, whose amino-acid sequence is MFFTQDTKIGYILASPEGREILLKHAPELKDSPYIFFTKMRSLSDYVTVNQSINRSEDWLRTVMNELSSVEYEVDTNTEILPLSNYESDRIPEGSATIVSPVSVGKWDVFEIELNGPSHGNPFVDVAISAQFSCNGYSVDINGFYDDNGTYKIRFMPEKEGQWTYQTKSNARSLNGIEGQFTCGPANDKNHGQVRVADTFHFTYSDGTRYLPVGTTCYAWTQQPNELQEQTLTTLSEGPFNKMRMCIFPKAYLFNENEPIHYPFEGSLEDGFDYTRFNPAFFQHLDQRIAELKKLGIEADLILFHAYDRWGFSEMGKSADDRYLKYVTARLSAFSNVWWSLANEYDLMWSKEEEDWERFASIVTNHDPYNHLISVHNCFKFYDYTKPWVTHCSVQRVDVYRTSENTDEWRKQWGKPVVIDECGYEGNINMGWGNIPGQEMVRRFWEGAIRGGYVGHGETYLHPEDILWWSKGGELHGTSPSRIGFLRKIVEQSPNGILNPIVSEWDAPAAGIVDKFYLYYYGFNQPSYREFTMSPGIQYKVDVIDTWNMTIEEQNGTFEGNFRIELPARQYMAIRLTAV